The Melospiza georgiana isolate bMelGeo1 chromosome 31, bMelGeo1.pri, whole genome shotgun sequence genome has a window encoding:
- the STARD7 gene encoding stAR-related lipid transfer protein 7, mitochondrial isoform X2, which produces MAAIGAGAFVWDGQRIEEEELRRSAQALQQLEDPGAFPEQERGWEPVMQRERFRLWRRPIPGSALFQYRVFGSYTDVTPRQFFNVQLDTEYRKQWDSLVLKLDVVERDPATGSEGIHWVTQFPYPMYSRDYVYVRRYSVDSDRNLMVLVSRAVEHPGIPEDPEHVRVRSYESHMVIRPHRGFDENGFDYLLTYSDNPQTVFPRYCLSWMVSSGMPEFLEKLHSAALKAKKMELELRDYLSPAKSPEPRGAAQHLEYA; this is translated from the exons TCGGTGCCGGGGCCTTCGTGTGGGACGGGCAGCGCATcgaggaggaggagctgaggcG GTCGGCGCAGGCGCTGCAGCAGCTCGAGGACCCCGGGGCGTTCCCGGAGcaggagcggggctgggagccGGTGATGCAGCGGGAGCGGTTCCGCCTCTGGCGCCGCCCCATCCCCGGCTCGGCCCTGTTCCAGTACCGAG tttttggCTCCTACACCGACGTCACTCCCAGGCAATTCTTCAACGTCCAG CTGGACACCGAGTACCGCAAGCAGTGGGATTCGCTGGTGCTGAAGCTCGACGTGGTGGAGCGGGACCCGGCCACGGGATCGGAG GGGATCCACTGGGTCACGCAGTTCCCG TACCCGATGTACTCCCGGGATTACGTTTACGTCCGGCGCTACAGCGTCGACAGCGACCGCAACCTCATGGTGCTCGTCTCCAG GGCTGTGGAGCATCCCGGGATTCCCGAGGACCCCGAGCACGTCCGGGTTCGGAGCTACGAATCCCACATGGTGATCCGGCCCCACCGCGGCTTCGACGAG AACGGCTTCGATTACCTGCTGACGTACAGCGACAACCCCCAGACCGTGTTCCCGCGCTACTGCCTCAGCTGGATGGTGTCCAGCG GGATGCCGGagttcctggagaagctgcactCGGCGGCGCTGAAGGCCAAGaagatggagctggagctgagggatTACCTGAGCCCGGCCAagagccccgagccccgcggggccgcccAGCACCTGGAGTACGCCTGA
- the STARD7 gene encoding stAR-related lipid transfer protein 7, mitochondrial isoform X1 yields the protein MAAIGAGAFVWDGQRIEEEELRRSAQALQQLEDPGAFPEQERGWEPVMQRERFRLWRRPIPGSALFQYRVFGSYTDVTPRQFFNVQLDTEYRKQWDSLVLKLDVVERDPATGSEVIHWVTQFPYPMYSRDYVYVRRYSVDSDRNLMVLVSRAVEHPGIPEDPEHVRVRSYESHMVIRPHRGFDENGFDYLLTYSDNPQTVFPRYCLSWMVSSGMPEFLEKLHSAALKAKKMELELRDYLSPAKSPEPRGAAQHLEYA from the exons TCGGTGCCGGGGCCTTCGTGTGGGACGGGCAGCGCATcgaggaggaggagctgaggcG GTCGGCGCAGGCGCTGCAGCAGCTCGAGGACCCCGGGGCGTTCCCGGAGcaggagcggggctgggagccGGTGATGCAGCGGGAGCGGTTCCGCCTCTGGCGCCGCCCCATCCCCGGCTCGGCCCTGTTCCAGTACCGAG tttttggCTCCTACACCGACGTCACTCCCAGGCAATTCTTCAACGTCCAG CTGGACACCGAGTACCGCAAGCAGTGGGATTCGCTGGTGCTGAAGCTCGACGTGGTGGAGCGGGACCCGGCCACGGGATCGGAGGTGATCCACTGGGTCACGCAGTTCCCG TACCCGATGTACTCCCGGGATTACGTTTACGTCCGGCGCTACAGCGTCGACAGCGACCGCAACCTCATGGTGCTCGTCTCCAG GGCTGTGGAGCATCCCGGGATTCCCGAGGACCCCGAGCACGTCCGGGTTCGGAGCTACGAATCCCACATGGTGATCCGGCCCCACCGCGGCTTCGACGAG AACGGCTTCGATTACCTGCTGACGTACAGCGACAACCCCCAGACCGTGTTCCCGCGCTACTGCCTCAGCTGGATGGTGTCCAGCG GGATGCCGGagttcctggagaagctgcactCGGCGGCGCTGAAGGCCAAGaagatggagctggagctgagggatTACCTGAGCCCGGCCAagagccccgagccccgcggggccgcccAGCACCTGGAGTACGCCTGA
- the STARD7 gene encoding stAR-related lipid transfer protein 7, mitochondrial isoform X3, with protein MAAIGAGAFVWDGQRIEEEELRRSAQALQQLEDPGAFPEQERGWEPVMQRERFRLWRRPIPGSALFQYRVFGSYTDVTPRQFFNVQLDTEYRKQWDSLVLKLDVVERDPATGSEVIHWVTQFPYPMYSRDYVYVRRYSVDSDRNLMVLVSRAVEHPGIPEDPEHVRVRSYESHMVIRPHRGFDENGFDYLLTYSDNPQTVFPRYCLSWMVSSGMPEFLEKLP; from the exons TCGGTGCCGGGGCCTTCGTGTGGGACGGGCAGCGCATcgaggaggaggagctgaggcG GTCGGCGCAGGCGCTGCAGCAGCTCGAGGACCCCGGGGCGTTCCCGGAGcaggagcggggctgggagccGGTGATGCAGCGGGAGCGGTTCCGCCTCTGGCGCCGCCCCATCCCCGGCTCGGCCCTGTTCCAGTACCGAG tttttggCTCCTACACCGACGTCACTCCCAGGCAATTCTTCAACGTCCAG CTGGACACCGAGTACCGCAAGCAGTGGGATTCGCTGGTGCTGAAGCTCGACGTGGTGGAGCGGGACCCGGCCACGGGATCGGAGGTGATCCACTGGGTCACGCAGTTCCCG TACCCGATGTACTCCCGGGATTACGTTTACGTCCGGCGCTACAGCGTCGACAGCGACCGCAACCTCATGGTGCTCGTCTCCAG GGCTGTGGAGCATCCCGGGATTCCCGAGGACCCCGAGCACGTCCGGGTTCGGAGCTACGAATCCCACATGGTGATCCGGCCCCACCGCGGCTTCGACGAG AACGGCTTCGATTACCTGCTGACGTACAGCGACAACCCCCAGACCGTGTTCCCGCGCTACTGCCTCAGCTGGATGGTGTCCAGCG GGATGCCGGagttcctggagaagctgccctga